Proteins encoded by one window of Aphidius gifuensis isolate YNYX2018 linkage group LG2, ASM1490517v1, whole genome shotgun sequence:
- the LOC122848111 gene encoding BRISC and BRCA1-A complex member 2-like: MASMDTWIVDIPETNNRKSINYSPKIVNKSLTSKYLKVDVKFEHFVQKVIENKYYGIIKEPIELVEVSSSCGKLRGDRLKFAIPYAGKVFTCTALFNSLCPEIGPDFEFSDKTFLQDPEIQVLEKYVPGFINWDNTDSESLIKVLGQFITYYKQHQIDKLGLINERLEASFTNLREKIDTSDIELILLPDVNNPIEAHIIIRINLNFTKFIDKFTSFNNEVAMLHVVFHGPSWIKGVPQLLLSSKLLDLFNGTYRIQPLTSIKVLGTYILDLKRRLNDKMLSIVKNYMEKKEFVTGLLLVQGKSLIEYDSEDFSFITIMLDHEGFHYLVYFKLTDNYPDEAPIIKLQSIYHLYKNEPIVYPVEGLTYSKKCDSFECVTKTLAHIDVRVAEGFKQLCIRLARSQ, translated from the exons atggcatCAATGGACACTTGGATTGTAGATATTCCAGAaacaaataatagaaaatcTATAAATTACAGTCCAAAAATTGTTAACAAAAGTTTAACATCAAAATACTTAaaagttgatgttaaatttgaacattttgtacaaaaagtcattgaaaataaatactatg gaaTAATAAAAGAACCAATTGAACTTGTTGAAGTATCATCAAGCTGTGGTAAATTACGTGGTGATAGATTAAAATTTGCAATACCATACGCTGGAAAAGTATTTACTTGCACAGCATTATTTAATTCTCTGTGTCCAGAAATTGGTCCTGACTTTGAATTTTcagataaaacatttttacaaGATCCAGAAATTCaagtacttgaaaaatatgtaCCAGGTTTTATTAATTGGGATAATACTGATTCAGAATCACTGATAAAAGTACTTGGACAATTTATAACTTACTACAAACAACatcaa ATTGATAAACTTGGATTAATAAATGAACGTCTTGAAGCATCTTTCACAAATCTACGTGAAAAAATTGACACATCAGATATTGAACTGATTCTTTTGCCTGATGTCAATAATCCAATTGAAGCTCACATTATAATtcgtataaatttaaactttacaaaatttattgacaagTTTACGTCATTTAATAATGAAGTTGCAATGCTTCATGTTGTATTTCATGGTCCATCATGGATAAAAGGTGTACCACAATtacttttatcatcaaaattacttgatttatttaatggtACATATCGTATACAACCGCTAACATCAATAAAAGTACTTGGTACTTATATTCTTGACTTGAAGAGACGtttgaatgataaaatgttgtcaattgttaaaaattacatggaaaaaaaagaatttgtaACTGGACTATTATTGGTACAAGGAAAAAGTCTTATTGAATATGATTCTGAAGATTTTTCATTCATAACAATAATGCTTGATCATGAAGGTTTTCattatcttgtttattttaagtTGACTGATAATTATCCAGATGAAGCACCAATTATAAAGTTACAATCAATTTATCACCTGTATAAAAATGAACCAATTGTTTATCCTGTTGAAGGTTTAACTTATAGTAAAAAATGTGATTCATTTGAATGTGTTACTAAGACACTTGCACATATTGATGTTAGAGTTGCTGAAGGATTCAAACAACTTTGTATACGTCTTGCTCGTTCtcaatga